Proteins encoded in a region of the Bombyx mori chromosome 21, ASM3026992v2 genome:
- the LOC119630102 gene encoding uncharacterized protein LOC119630102 — MLNLTRQSARGSIIGVGSTRTNVDHVVQLKIGSRWNPSFEINIQAYVMSKQLTTKIPSKAVTVTHWTHLEGLNLADPDYFQPGSINLLLGVKEYAQIVQPTLIKGPPGSPCAQETNLGWILFGEIDTNRENESFLVLHHQVHINHMLKSLWEIDNDKRRILTKEEKLCETIYESTHTRNSEGRYLVRLPFNTKNPISIDGNTKEIARKRLLQLERRFKKETKLKEDYTKVMQEYIKANYMEEIPKNEINERKSVYLPHHAVVHADRETSKTRVVFDASAKGSNCVSLNDELLVGPQLQEDLRNILMRSRLHRVCYASDIQKM, encoded by the coding sequence ATGCTCAATCTTACCAGGCAATCAGCGAGAGGAAGTATCATCGGGGTGGGATCTACTAGGACTAATGTTGATCACGTGGTTCAACTTAAGATTGGCTCCCGCTGGAATCCAAGTTTCGAAATCAATATACAAGCATATGTTATGAGTAAGCAGTTGACCACGAAGATCCCCTCCAAAGCTGTAACTGTCACACATTGGACACATCTAGAAGGACTCAACCTGGCAGATCCAGACTACTTCCAACCAGGTTCTATTAACTTACTTCTTGGTGTTAAAGAGTATGCACAGATTGTGCAACCAACACTTATTAAGGGCCCTCCAGGTTCTCCATGTGCCCAAGAAACCAACCTGGGGTGGATCCTCTTCGGAGAAATCGATACTAACCGTGAAAATGAATCATTTCTGGTCCTTCATCATCAAGTACATATAAATCATATGTTGAAATCCCTCTGGGAAATTGACAATGATAAAAGGagaatattaacaaaggaaGAAAAGCTATGTGAAACAATATATGAAAGCACACATACGAGAAATAGTGAAggaagatatctagtaaggctGCCATTTAATACAAAGAATCCAATTTCTATTGATGGAAATACGAAAGAAATAGCTAGAAAGAGGTTACTTCAGCTAGAAAGAAGATTTAAGAAAGAAACTAAACTGAAAGAAGATTATACAAAGGTCATGCAAGAATACATAAAAGCTAACTACATGGAAGAAATacctaaaaatgaaataaatgagaGAAAATCAGTATACTTACCTCATCACGCCGTGGTACACGCAGACAGAGAAACTTCTAAGACACGCGTAGTATTTGATGCTTCAGCGAAGGGCTCCAACTGCGTTTCTCTAAACGATGAATTGCTTGTAGGTCCGCAACTGCAAGAGGACTTAAGGAACATACTTATGAGATCGAGATTACATCGTGTTTGCTATGCAAGTGATATACAAAAGATGTAG